Below is a genomic region from Sneathia sanguinegens.
CAGAAATAGTTATAGAATTGAAGTAGGTGGAATATGTACTATAATCTTCAAATAGGTAAAAGAAATATGTTATTTACATATTATCATGAAGATGATATAGAACTCGGAACATATTGTAAGGTAGAATATAATCATAAAATTGAAGAAGGAATAATTGTTCAAAAAAAAGAACAAGTAAGTGCTAAATTTGAAATAAAAAAAATATTAGAAATATTGGATAAAAAATTGGATAAAAATCTTTTTTCTTTGATGCAGTGGATACATTCATACTATTTAGAACCTTATGGTAATTTACTACCTTTAATAGAAGAACCAGCTGAGCAAAAATTAAAGGAATTCAAGGAAAAGAAAAAGAAAATAAAAGATTTTGAATTAACAGAAGAACAAGCAAAAGTATATTGTGATATAAAAGAATCAGATAGTAAGGTACATTTAATAAATGGAGTAACTGGTAGTGGAAAGACACAAATATATATAAAATTAATAAAAGATGCTATAAAAAATGGCGGAGGGGCTATTTTATTAGTCCCAGAAATAAATTTAACAAGTCAATTAAAAAGTAATTTAGAAACTTTTTTGGGTGAAAGTGTAGCAATATGGCATAGTAAATTGAGTAAAAAAGACAAGTATAAGTATCATAAGCTTTTAAATGAAGGAAAGATAAAAGTGGTACTTGGAGCAAGATCAGCCATATTTACAAATATACAAAATTTGAAATATATAATAATAGATGAAGAACATGAAACTACATATAAGCAAGATGAAGCACCAAGATATCATGTGAAGAATGTAGCAATAAAAAGAGCCTTAATTGAAAATGCTAAGGTTGTTTTAGGAACAGCTACTCCTTCTTTTGAAACAATGTATCAGGTAAAACAAGGATATATTAGCCAACATATTTTAGAAAAAAGATATAATGGAGCTAGTTTACCTAGCTATGTAATTAAAGATATGACAGAAGAAAGAGGAAATATTTCAAAAGATCTTTTACTTGCAATAAATGATAGGATAGAAAAAGATGAGCAGGTAATATTATTGCTTAATAGAAAGGCATATTCAATATTTATAGAATGTAAAGATTGTAAAAATATAGTTGAGTGTAAACAATGTACTTTCAAATTGATATATTATAAAAATAATACTTTGAAATGCAATCAATGTGGTATGGTATATAAAATGCTTGAAAAATGTGAAAAATGTTCAAGCAATAAATTGGAAAAAATTGGTATAGGTACAGAAAAGGTTGAAGAACAGCTTAAAGAAATATTTGATGAAGAATTAATATTAAGAATGGATGCAGATTCTATGACTACAAAAAATAAGATAGATAAAGCATACAGAGATTTTTTGAATAAGAAATACAAAATTTTAATAGGGACACAAATATTAGCAAAAGGATTTCATTTTCCAGATGTTACCTTAGTTGGTGTGTTGAATGCAGATCAAATGTTAAATTTTCCAGATTATAGATCTTATGAACGTTCTTATCAATTAATAACTCAAGCAGCTGGGAGAGCTGGAAGAGGAGATAAAAAGGGAGAAGTTTTTATACAAACATATAATAAAGACTCTATTTTAATAAAAGCTATTGTAACTTCTGACTACAATTTAATATATACTAATCAAATGGAAGCAAGGGAAAAATTATTTTATCCTCCATTTTCAAAACATATTAAAATACTTTTTACAGATATCAATGAAAAAA
It encodes:
- the priA gene encoding primosomal protein N'; protein product: MYYNLQIGKRNMLFTYYHEDDIELGTYCKVEYNHKIEEGIIVQKKEQVSAKFEIKKILEILDKKLDKNLFSLMQWIHSYYLEPYGNLLPLIEEPAEQKLKEFKEKKKKIKDFELTEEQAKVYCDIKESDSKVHLINGVTGSGKTQIYIKLIKDAIKNGGGAILLVPEINLTSQLKSNLETFLGESVAIWHSKLSKKDKYKYHKLLNEGKIKVVLGARSAIFTNIQNLKYIIIDEEHETTYKQDEAPRYHVKNVAIKRALIENAKVVLGTATPSFETMYQVKQGYISQHILEKRYNGASLPSYVIKDMTEERGNISKDLLLAINDRIEKDEQVILLLNRKAYSIFIECKDCKNIVECKQCTFKLIYYKNNTLKCNQCGMVYKMLEKCEKCSSNKLEKIGIGTEKVEEQLKEIFDEELILRMDADSMTTKNKIDKAYRDFLNKKYKILIGTQILAKGFHFPDVTLVGVLNADQMLNFPDYRSYERSYQLITQAAGRAGRGDKKGEVFIQTYNKDSILIKAIVTSDYNLIYTNQMEAREKLFYPPFSKHIKILFTDINEKRLEEVTQQYYEYILNKLNLYAKIYPIAKCLVYKASKRYRLNINLIYDRKNDKEVKSVLRNILATRNKLITRILVDVDPLNML